The proteins below are encoded in one region of Enhydrobacter sp.:
- the mutS gene encoding DNA mismatch repair protein MutS, translated as MPDSSRLASVPADATPMMRQYLAIKAAHPDHLVFYRMGDFYELFFDDAVKASAALDIALTRRGQHLGEDIKMCGVPVHSHEAYLSRLIRQGFKVAVCEQTEDPAEARKRGAKSVVERAVVRVITPGTLTEDALLDARSHNYLAALAEAQGELALAWLDLSTADFAAQPLADGQLAAALARLSPGELLVPDRLLARDGLKAALDEWQAVLTPLPSARFDSDNARKRLQATFQVAALDSFGNFSRAEIAACGALLDYVELTQAGKTPIFSPPRRERPDGTMEIDPATRRNLELIRSLDGRRDGSLLATIDRTLTGPGARLLAERLAAPLTDRGEIERRLDLVQLFVERPALRERVRETLKRTPDIERALQRLSVGRGGPRDLAALRDGLEAAETLATLPGAEPEALSPSPAPLTGIVAALSNHRTLIRSLAAALADEPPLLARDGGFVRVGYRAELDEQRTLRDDSRKTVAALEARYRSAAGVPSLKIRHNNMIGYHIEVTATHADKLDLAALGFTRRQSMANATRFSTAELADLETRIGRAADQALALELAIFEALIAEAMAVSDRIAAAGRALATLDVAAALAELATRGNYVRPTLADEAVFTVVGGRHPVVEAALQRQGGPGFVPNDCELGPERRLWLLTGPNMAGKSTFLRQNALIAILAQAGSFVPAKEARLGIVDRLFSRVGAADDLARGRSTFMVEMVETAAILNQATPRSLVILDEIGRGTATFDGLSIAWATLEHLHDINKCRALFATHYHELGALKERLAALVPYTMRVKEWQNEVVFLHEVAPGAADRSYGIHVAQLAGLPAAVVARAEEVLAALEKGEQSGAVTRLADDLPLFASAPARPTSEMAKPAKSEVEAALASVNPDELSPREALELVYALRGKIERA; from the coding sequence GTGCCCGATAGCTCCCGCCTCGCTTCCGTGCCGGCCGACGCCACGCCGATGATGCGCCAGTATCTCGCCATCAAGGCAGCGCATCCGGACCACCTGGTGTTCTACCGGATGGGCGACTTCTATGAGCTGTTCTTCGACGATGCGGTGAAGGCGTCGGCGGCGCTCGACATCGCGCTCACCAGGCGCGGCCAGCATCTCGGCGAAGATATCAAGATGTGCGGCGTGCCGGTGCACAGTCATGAGGCCTATCTCTCGCGGCTGATCCGCCAGGGCTTCAAGGTCGCGGTCTGCGAGCAGACCGAGGATCCGGCCGAGGCCAGGAAGCGCGGCGCCAAGTCGGTGGTCGAGCGCGCGGTGGTACGCGTCATCACGCCCGGAACGCTCACCGAGGATGCGCTGCTCGATGCGCGCAGTCACAACTATCTCGCCGCGCTCGCCGAGGCCCAGGGCGAACTGGCGCTGGCCTGGCTCGATCTCTCGACTGCGGACTTCGCGGCCCAGCCACTCGCCGATGGCCAGCTCGCTGCCGCCCTGGCGCGCCTGTCGCCGGGGGAACTGCTGGTGCCGGATCGGCTGCTGGCACGCGACGGCCTCAAGGCGGCGCTGGACGAATGGCAGGCCGTGCTCACGCCTCTGCCCTCGGCACGGTTCGACTCCGACAATGCGCGCAAGCGCCTGCAGGCGACGTTCCAGGTCGCGGCGCTCGACAGTTTCGGCAACTTCTCGCGCGCGGAGATCGCGGCCTGTGGCGCGCTGCTCGACTATGTCGAGCTGACGCAGGCCGGCAAGACGCCCATCTTCTCGCCACCGCGCCGGGAGCGACCGGATGGCACGATGGAGATCGATCCGGCGACGCGGCGCAATCTCGAGCTGATCAGGAGCCTCGACGGACGGCGCGACGGCAGCCTGCTGGCCACGATCGATCGCACCCTGACGGGGCCCGGCGCGCGGCTGCTGGCGGAGCGGCTGGCCGCGCCGCTCACCGACCGCGGCGAGATCGAGCGTCGTCTCGATCTGGTGCAGCTCTTTGTCGAGCGTCCCGCCTTGCGTGAGCGCGTGCGCGAGACCTTGAAGCGCACACCCGACATCGAGCGCGCCCTGCAGCGCCTGTCGGTTGGCCGCGGCGGGCCGCGCGACCTCGCCGCCCTGCGCGACGGGCTCGAAGCAGCCGAGACTCTGGCCACGCTTCCCGGTGCCGAGCCGGAGGCGCTGTCGCCATCGCCCGCGCCGCTCACCGGGATCGTGGCGGCCCTGTCGAACCATCGCACCCTGATCCGGTCGCTGGCGGCGGCGCTCGCCGACGAGCCACCGCTTCTTGCGCGCGACGGCGGTTTCGTTCGCGTGGGCTATCGCGCCGAGCTCGACGAGCAACGCACCCTGCGCGACGACAGCCGCAAGACGGTGGCGGCGCTGGAAGCGAGGTATCGCAGCGCCGCGGGCGTGCCATCGCTCAAGATCCGCCACAACAACATGATCGGCTACCACATCGAGGTGACGGCGACGCACGCCGACAAGCTCGACCTTGCCGCTTTGGGCTTCACGCGCCGCCAGTCGATGGCCAACGCCACGCGTTTCAGCACCGCCGAGCTGGCCGATCTCGAGACCCGCATCGGCCGGGCGGCCGACCAGGCGCTGGCGCTGGAGCTGGCGATCTTCGAAGCCTTGATCGCAGAGGCGATGGCGGTGTCGGACAGGATCGCCGCCGCCGGCCGGGCGCTGGCCACGCTGGACGTCGCGGCGGCCCTGGCCGAGCTCGCGACCCGCGGCAACTATGTGCGGCCGACGCTCGCCGACGAGGCCGTTTTCACCGTGGTCGGCGGTCGTCATCCCGTCGTGGAGGCGGCGCTGCAACGCCAGGGCGGGCCGGGCTTCGTGCCCAACGATTGCGAGCTCGGGCCCGAGCGGCGGCTGTGGCTGCTGACCGGCCCGAACATGGCCGGCAAGTCGACCTTCCTGCGCCAGAACGCGCTGATCGCGATCCTGGCGCAGGCGGGCTCCTTCGTGCCGGCGAAGGAAGCGCGCCTCGGCATCGTCGACCGCCTGTTCAGCCGTGTCGGCGCGGCCGACGACCTGGCGCGCGGCCGCTCGACCTTCATGGTCGAGATGGTGGAGACCGCGGCGATCCTGAACCAGGCGACGCCGCGCAGCCTCGTGATCCTGGACGAGATCGGCCGCGGCACGGCGACCTTCGACGGGCTCTCCATCGCCTGGGCAACGCTCGAGCACCTGCACGACATCAACAAGTGCCGCGCGCTCTTCGCCACCCACTATCACGAGCTGGGTGCGCTCAAGGAACGGCTGGCGGCGCTCGTGCCCTACACCATGCGTGTCAAGGAGTGGCAGAACGAGGTCGTTTTCCTGCACGAGGTGGCGCCGGGAGCGGCCGACCGGTCCTACGGCATCCATGTCGCGCAGCTGGCCGGTCTTCCGGCCGCGG
- a CDS encoding ABC transporter substrate-binding protein, with translation MDVRKGLWAIGIGLAAMIAAASASAQTPKRGGVLHYLIPAVSPPSFDGHKETTYATVHSAAPFYSVLIRVDPNNPSSTTDFVCDLCTEMPKPTDGGKTYTFKIRDGVKFSDGSPLTADDVATSWNYIVFPPEGVASARKTYYVMVDKIEAPDPATVVFHLKYATTAFLPALADPYAWIYPKKILEKDPHWFEKNVLGSGPFIFDKYEVGQSISGKRNPNYYHKGLPYLDSFVGIYAAKQAVQIDAIRADRAAIEFRGYPPSAVDQLKKELGDKITVQQSNWNCLLMVTPNHGKKPFNDVRVRKALALALDTWHGAPALAKIAIVKTPGGIVFPDHPLAATKAELEKLPGFWPDVEKARAEAKKLLKEAGAEGLQFELLNRNVDQPYKYVATWLIDQWSKIGLHATQRVLPTAPFFDALRHNTFDTTMDFNCQSVVNPVMDVSKFLPHSVYSENYGNYEDPKEVKLYDAMLHETDVKKLREEMREFETYVLGTQVHAIMTPWWHRIVPYRSYVKGWKISPSHYINQDLSTIWLDK, from the coding sequence ATGGACGTTCGAAAAGGACTGTGGGCCATAGGGATCGGCTTGGCCGCCATGATCGCCGCGGCTTCTGCGAGCGCGCAGACGCCAAAGCGCGGCGGAGTCCTGCACTATCTGATTCCGGCGGTGTCGCCGCCGAGCTTCGACGGCCACAAGGAGACCACCTACGCGACCGTCCACTCGGCCGCGCCCTTCTACAGCGTGCTGATCCGCGTCGACCCCAACAACCCGTCCTCGACGACCGACTTCGTGTGCGATCTCTGCACCGAGATGCCCAAGCCGACAGACGGCGGCAAGACCTATACCTTCAAGATCCGCGACGGCGTGAAGTTCTCCGACGGTTCGCCGCTCACTGCCGACGACGTGGCCACAAGCTGGAACTATATCGTGTTCCCGCCCGAGGGCGTGGCGAGCGCACGCAAGACCTATTACGTCATGGTCGACAAGATCGAGGCGCCCGATCCGGCCACGGTCGTGTTCCACCTGAAATATGCGACGACGGCGTTCCTGCCGGCATTGGCGGATCCATACGCCTGGATCTACCCCAAGAAGATCCTCGAGAAGGATCCGCACTGGTTCGAGAAGAACGTCCTCGGCTCCGGCCCGTTCATCTTCGACAAGTACGAGGTCGGCCAGTCGATCTCCGGCAAGCGCAACCCGAATTACTACCATAAGGGCCTGCCGTACCTCGACAGCTTCGTCGGCATCTACGCCGCGAAGCAGGCCGTGCAGATCGACGCCATTCGCGCGGACCGCGCCGCGATCGAGTTCCGCGGCTATCCGCCGTCGGCGGTCGACCAGCTCAAGAAGGAGCTCGGCGACAAGATCACCGTGCAGCAGAGCAACTGGAACTGCCTGCTCATGGTGACACCGAACCATGGCAAGAAGCCGTTCAACGACGTCCGCGTGCGCAAGGCGCTGGCGCTCGCGCTCGACACCTGGCATGGCGCTCCGGCGCTCGCCAAGATCGCCATCGTCAAGACGCCCGGCGGCATCGTCTTTCCGGACCATCCGCTGGCCGCGACCAAGGCCGAGCTCGAAAAGCTTCCCGGCTTCTGGCCGGACGTGGAAAAGGCCCGTGCCGAGGCGAAGAAGCTGCTCAAGGAGGCCGGCGCCGAGGGGCTGCAATTCGAGCTGCTCAACCGCAACGTCGACCAGCCCTACAAGTATGTCGCGACCTGGCTGATCGACCAGTGGAGCAAGATCGGCCTGCACGCGACGCAGCGCGTCCTGCCGACCGCCCCGTTCTTCGATGCGCTTCGGCACAACACCTTCGACACCACGATGGACTTCAACTGCCAGAGCGTCGTCAATCCGGTCATGGATGTCAGCAAGTTCCTGCCGCACTCCGTCTACAGCGAGAACTACGGGAACTATGAGGATCCGAAAGAGGTCAAGCTTTACGACGCCATGCTGCACGAGACCGACGTGAAGAAGCTCCGCGAGGAGATGCGGGAGTTCGAGACCTATGTTCTGGGCACCCAGGTGCACGCGATCATGACGCCCTGGTGGCACCGGATCGTCCCGTACCGGTCGTACGTGAAGGGCTGGAAGATCAGCCCCAGCCACTACATCAACCAGGACCTGTCGACCATCTGGCTCGACAAGTAG
- a CDS encoding ABC transporter ATP-binding protein, protein MPPLLEVKGLHTEFRTGAGVVRAVDGVSYTVEHGETVAVVGESGSGKSVGALSILRLIADPPGRITAGEILFDGRDLLRLPESEMRTIRGRDIGMVFQEPMTSLNPVLTIGRQITETLEEHQGADRPTAERRAVQLLEMVGIADPARRLRQYPHQLSGGMRQRVMIAIALACNPKLIIADEPTTALDVTIQAQILELMKSLTRKLGVAQIIITHNLGVVARYASRVNVMYAGRIVEAGRAEAIYHRPRHPYTMALLRSVPRLDRPRRARLDPVDGQPPDLTRLGAGCAFRARCRFAVERCAEARPALEPAGEPAHLAACFRSAELLAEGVAA, encoded by the coding sequence GTGCCGCCATTGCTGGAGGTAAAAGGACTCCATACCGAGTTTCGTACCGGCGCCGGCGTCGTGCGCGCCGTCGATGGCGTCTCCTACACCGTCGAGCACGGCGAGACAGTGGCGGTGGTGGGCGAAAGCGGGTCGGGCAAATCGGTCGGTGCCCTCTCGATCCTGCGCCTGATCGCCGATCCGCCCGGCCGCATCACGGCCGGCGAGATTCTGTTCGACGGCCGCGACCTGCTGCGCCTGCCCGAATCGGAGATGCGCACGATCCGCGGGCGCGACATCGGCATGGTGTTCCAGGAGCCGATGACGTCGCTCAATCCCGTGCTCACGATCGGACGACAGATCACCGAGACGCTGGAGGAGCATCAGGGCGCGGACCGGCCGACGGCCGAAAGGCGCGCGGTGCAGCTGCTGGAGATGGTCGGCATCGCCGATCCCGCCCGGCGGCTCAGGCAATATCCGCACCAGCTTTCCGGCGGCATGCGGCAGCGGGTCATGATCGCGATTGCGCTCGCCTGCAATCCCAAGCTGATCATCGCCGACGAGCCCACCACGGCGCTCGACGTCACCATCCAGGCGCAGATCCTGGAGTTGATGAAGTCGCTGACGCGCAAGCTCGGCGTCGCACAGATCATCATCACCCACAATCTCGGGGTGGTCGCGCGCTACGCTAGCCGGGTGAACGTGATGTATGCCGGACGCATCGTCGAGGCGGGCCGCGCCGAGGCGATCTATCACCGGCCACGCCATCCCTACACCATGGCGCTGTTGCGCTCCGTGCCGCGGCTCGACCGTCCGCGGCGGGCCCGTCTCGACCCCGTCGACGGCCAGCCGCCCGATCTGACGCGGCTCGGTGCGGGCTGCGCCTTTCGCGCCCGGTGCCGGTTCGCCGTGGAGCGCTGTGCCGAGGCCCGGCCGGCGCTCGAGCCGGCGGGAGAGCCGGCCCATCTCGCCGCCTGCTTCCGCAGCGCCGAACTTCTCGCCGAGGGGGTCGCCGCATGA
- a CDS encoding ABC transporter ATP-binding protein, which produces MTAAATSPLLEVRGLAMHFPVTEGIVLSRKVGEVKAVDGIDFAIGRGETLGLVGESGCGKTTTGRCILRLERPTAGQILFDGQDVSRLRGGGLVALRRRMQVIFQDPYSSLNPRMKVGDIVAEPIKVHGTERNPARRRARVDELLSMCGLDPKFADRYPHEMSGGQRQRVGIARALALEPEFIVCDEAVSALDVSIQAQVVNLLEDLRERLGLTYLFIAHDLSVVRHLCQRVAVMYLGRIVEMAASDELFDNPLHPYTQALLAAVPIPDPTVEASRAFRPPRGEVPSPINPPAGCVFHPRCPLAVETCRRARPALRELRPGHWVACDVVN; this is translated from the coding sequence ATGACGGCCGCGGCCACCTCGCCGCTTCTGGAAGTGCGGGGCCTCGCCATGCACTTCCCGGTCACCGAAGGGATCGTGCTGTCGCGCAAGGTCGGCGAGGTGAAGGCGGTCGACGGCATCGACTTTGCCATCGGCCGGGGCGAGACGCTCGGCCTGGTCGGCGAGAGCGGCTGCGGCAAGACCACGACCGGCCGTTGCATCCTGCGACTGGAGCGCCCGACGGCCGGCCAGATCCTGTTCGACGGCCAGGACGTCAGCCGGCTGCGCGGCGGCGGCCTGGTGGCGTTGCGGCGGCGCATGCAGGTGATCTTCCAGGATCCCTACAGCTCGCTCAATCCGCGCATGAAGGTGGGCGACATCGTCGCCGAGCCGATCAAGGTCCACGGCACGGAACGCAACCCCGCTCGCCGGCGCGCGCGGGTCGACGAGCTCCTGTCGATGTGTGGGCTCGACCCGAAGTTCGCCGACCGCTATCCGCACGAGATGTCGGGCGGCCAGCGCCAGCGTGTCGGCATCGCGCGCGCGCTCGCTCTCGAGCCCGAGTTCATCGTCTGCGACGAGGCGGTGTCCGCACTCGACGTCTCGATCCAGGCGCAGGTCGTCAACCTGCTGGAGGATCTGCGCGAGCGGCTCGGCCTCACCTACCTCTTCATCGCCCACGATCTCTCCGTCGTGCGCCATCTCTGCCAGCGCGTGGCGGTGATGTATCTCGGCCGAATCGTCGAGATGGCCGCCAGCGACGAGCTGTTCGACAATCCGCTTCATCCCTATACGCAGGCCCTGCTGGCGGCCGTGCCGATTCCCGATCCGACGGTCGAGGCGTCGCGCGCCTTTCGGCCGCCGCGCGGCGAGGTGCCGAGCCCGATCAATCCACCCGCGGGATGCGTCTTCCATCCCCGCTGCCCCTTGGCGGTCGAGACCTGCAGGAGAGCAAGGCCTGCGCTCAGGGAATTGCGGCCCGGCCATTGGGTCGCCTGCGACGTCGTGAACTAG
- a CDS encoding MFS transporter, which translates to MQPPFLSRLLAPRLPFFYGWVVLGCVCLAGFARQGPAVAVLSVFVTPMTHEFGWSRTAMGGAVSLGGLLAAIVSPVIGPVLDRRGARLVLCLAVLTTGLAAMALSLTQSLVMFYLLFCFARMNWAGPFELGLYGALNNWFVARRVRATSIATLAQMSGLVTLPFLAQIAMQGGDWRAGWLAVGATVLVVGFLPCWLLLVRRPEDLGLQPDRSVAAAGGPAAEPRFNRSQAMRTQAFWLLSLYTVLVYPVQAGVSLYQAPHLIERGLSPIAAATVISFFSAMSALASFGIGFLPRHWPVRHGLMLAALLMGTGAFALIGVGSLPAGCLAAGTFGLGIGGIMTLLPMAWADYFGRESYGAIRGVALPLQVLAQAAGPLLSGTLRDWSGSYFDSLVLFGILAVLAAGAALTARAPAVAATSS; encoded by the coding sequence ATGCAACCGCCTTTCCTGTCCCGCCTGCTCGCGCCACGCCTGCCGTTCTTCTACGGCTGGGTGGTGCTGGGATGCGTCTGCCTCGCGGGCTTCGCCCGCCAGGGACCGGCGGTCGCCGTGCTGTCGGTTTTCGTCACGCCGATGACCCACGAGTTCGGCTGGTCGCGTACGGCGATGGGCGGCGCGGTGTCGCTGGGCGGTCTGCTGGCCGCGATCGTCTCGCCGGTGATCGGGCCCGTTCTCGATCGTCGCGGTGCGCGCCTCGTCCTCTGCCTCGCGGTGCTGACGACGGGACTCGCGGCCATGGCCCTCTCCCTCACGCAGTCGCTCGTGATGTTCTATCTGCTGTTCTGCTTCGCGCGCATGAACTGGGCGGGGCCGTTCGAGCTGGGACTCTATGGCGCCTTGAACAACTGGTTCGTCGCCCGGCGCGTGCGCGCCACCTCCATCGCCACGCTGGCGCAGATGTCCGGCCTGGTGACGCTGCCCTTCCTCGCCCAGATCGCCATGCAGGGCGGCGACTGGCGTGCGGGCTGGCTCGCGGTGGGCGCCACGGTGCTGGTCGTGGGCTTCCTGCCGTGCTGGCTGCTGCTGGTGCGCCGGCCCGAGGATCTCGGCCTGCAGCCGGACCGTTCGGTCGCTGCCGCCGGCGGCCCTGCGGCCGAGCCGCGCTTCAATCGAAGTCAGGCGATGCGCACCCAGGCCTTCTGGCTGCTGTCGCTCTACACGGTGCTGGTCTATCCGGTGCAGGCCGGCGTCAGCCTCTACCAGGCGCCGCATCTCATCGAGCGCGGCCTGTCGCCGATCGCCGCCGCCACGGTGATCAGCTTCTTCTCGGCCATGTCGGCCCTCGCAAGCTTCGGCATCGGCTTCCTGCCGCGGCACTGGCCGGTCCGCCACGGGCTGATGCTGGCCGCCCTGCTGATGGGCACCGGCGCCTTCGCCCTCATCGGCGTCGGCTCGCTGCCCGCCGGCTGCCTTGCCGCCGGCACGTTCGGCCTCGGCATCGGCGGCATTATGACGCTGCTACCGATGGCGTGGGCCGACTACTTCGGCCGCGAGAGCTATGGCGCCATCCGTGGCGTCGCCTTGCCGTTGCAGGTGCTGGCGCAGGCGGCAGGTCCGTTGCTGTCCGGTACTTTGCGCGATTGGAGCGGGAGCTATTTCGATTCGCTCGTCCTGTTCGGCATACTCGCCGTCCTCGCGGCCGGCGCGGCGTTGACCGCGCGAGCGCCGGCCGTCGCCGCGACGTCATCGTGA